The following proteins are encoded in a genomic region of Pikeienuella piscinae:
- a CDS encoding DUF4440 domain-containing protein translates to MAAPTLATLLDLERKVWEALRAGDAAADARLLAADFIGVYPSGVEGREGHAAQLAAGPTVAAFEIREPKMIPLGDDAALLIYLAGFHRPDEPETERGMYVSSLWRRRGAGWANIFSQDTPLD, encoded by the coding sequence ATGGCGGCCCCGACGCTTGCGACGCTTCTCGACCTAGAAAGGAAGGTCTGGGAGGCGCTGAGGGCAGGCGACGCGGCGGCGGACGCCCGGCTTCTCGCGGCGGATTTCATTGGCGTCTATCCGAGCGGCGTCGAAGGGCGCGAGGGCCACGCGGCGCAGCTTGCGGCGGGGCCGACCGTCGCCGCTTTCGAAATCCGCGAGCCGAAGATGATCCCGCTCGGCGATGACGCCGCCCTTCTGATCTATCTCGCGGGATTTCACCGACCGGACGAGCCGGAGACGGAGCGGGGAATGTATGTAAGCTCGCTCTGGCGCCGGCGCGGCGCGGGGTGGGCGAACATTTTCAGCCAGGACACGCCGCTGGACTGA
- a CDS encoding SDR family oxidoreductase: MRLKGKRALVTAAGQGIGRACAEAFAAEGAEVFATDVKAELLSDFKGGETFVLDALDPDSIRTGVAKARPDVILNAAGFVHAGTILDATEEEWEFGFNLNVRSQFRVMKAALPGMIERGGGSIVNIGSAAGVHVAAPNRAIYGATKAAIEGLSAAVARDHITQGIRVNIICPGTVDTPSLHDRLRATGDYEQAMKDFVARQPMGRLAGPEEIARLAVYLASDESTFVTGQSHLIDGGWSL, from the coding sequence ATGAGACTAAAAGGCAAACGCGCGCTGGTGACGGCGGCGGGGCAGGGAATCGGGCGCGCCTGCGCCGAAGCTTTCGCGGCCGAAGGCGCGGAGGTGTTCGCGACCGATGTGAAGGCGGAGCTTCTGAGCGACTTCAAGGGCGGCGAGACCTTTGTGCTCGATGCGCTCGATCCGGATTCGATCAGGACGGGAGTCGCGAAGGCGCGACCGGACGTGATCCTGAACGCCGCCGGCTTCGTCCATGCCGGCACCATCCTCGACGCGACGGAGGAGGAATGGGAGTTCGGCTTTAACCTCAACGTCCGCTCGCAGTTCCGGGTGATGAAGGCGGCCCTGCCGGGGATGATCGAGCGCGGCGGCGGCTCCATCGTCAATATCGGCTCGGCCGCCGGCGTCCATGTCGCGGCGCCGAACCGCGCGATCTACGGGGCCACCAAGGCGGCGATCGAGGGGCTTTCGGCCGCTGTCGCGCGCGATCACATCACGCAGGGAATCCGCGTCAACATCATCTGCCCCGGCACGGTCGACACGCCCTCGCTGCATGATCGGCTGCGCGCGACCGGTGACTACGAGCAGGCGATGAAGGATTTCGTCGCCCGCCAGCCGATGGGCCGGCTCGCCGGGCCGGAGGAGATCGCCCGGCTCGCCGTTTATCTCGCCTCTGACGAAAGCACCTTCGTCACCGGGCAATCGCATCTGATCGATGGAGGATGGTCGCTGTGA
- a CDS encoding SDR family NAD(P)-dependent oxidoreductase: MNAYDLKGRKAIITGGAQGIGRAIAERFIASGATVTIWDVDRETAEAMCAETGANFVTPELTDWEAVQSAAARSNAEMGGIDILVCNAGVAGMNTTVADYPVEEWRRVLDVNLNGVFYCCKAVSPIMAKAGYGRIVNVASIAGKEGNPNASAYSASKAGVIALTKSLGKELADRDVAVNCITPAAAKTAIFDQMTEEHINYMLSKIPRARFVKVDEIAALVAWLASEENSFTTGGVFDISGGRATY; encoded by the coding sequence GTGAACGCATACGATCTCAAGGGCCGCAAGGCCATCATCACCGGCGGCGCGCAGGGCATCGGCCGCGCCATCGCCGAACGCTTCATCGCTTCCGGCGCGACCGTCACGATCTGGGATGTGGATCGCGAAACGGCCGAGGCGATGTGCGCCGAGACCGGCGCGAACTTCGTCACGCCCGAACTGACGGACTGGGAGGCGGTGCAGTCCGCCGCCGCGCGTTCGAACGCCGAAATGGGTGGGATCGACATCCTCGTCTGCAACGCCGGCGTCGCGGGCATGAACACCACCGTCGCCGACTACCCGGTCGAGGAATGGCGACGGGTGCTGGATGTCAACCTCAATGGCGTCTTCTACTGCTGCAAGGCGGTGAGCCCGATCATGGCTAAGGCGGGTTATGGCCGCATCGTCAACGTCGCCTCGATCGCCGGCAAGGAGGGGAATCCGAACGCTTCCGCCTACTCCGCCTCGAAAGCCGGCGTGATCGCGCTGACGAAATCGCTTGGCAAGGAACTTGCGGATCGTGATGTCGCGGTGAACTGCATCACCCCGGCGGCCGCGAAGACGGCGATCTTCGACCAGATGACAGAGGAGCATATCAATTACATGCTCTCGAAGATCCCGCGCGCGCGCTTCGTCAAGGTCGATGAGATCGCGGCGCTTGTCGCTTGGCTGGCCTCGGAGGAGAACAGCTTCACGACAGGCGGCGTCTTCGACATTTCCGGCGGCCGCGCGACCTACTGA
- a CDS encoding SulP family inorganic anion transporter, whose protein sequence is MTRPDLAAFARRIDLSPPDLPLDGPRLRIEILAGLTVALALVPEAVAFAFVAGVHPLVGLYAAFLVGLITAVFGGRPGMISGATGALAVVMVSLVATHGVEYLFATVVLMGVLQIAAGVFRLGKFIRLVPHPVMLGFVNGLAIVILLAQVGQFKIAGPDGAMTWMTGATLTMTLGLVALTMAVIWILPRFTTIVPAPLAGILVVAALVIGLDLDSPRVGDLASIQGGFPAFHIPMAPLNLETLEIILPYAVILAAIGLIESLLTLNLVGEMTGGRGGASKECVAQGAANVITGFFGGMGGCAMIGQSMINVKSGGRTRLAGIAAALFLLAFILFASGLIEQIPLAALIGVMFMVVIGTFAWRSLTIMRRVPRADAFVTILVTIVTVVSDLAVAVIVGVIVSALVYAWQNAVRIHAVRHDTPEGARVYAIQGPLFFGSAAGFAELFKPETDPAVVIVDFMNSRVADQSALQAIEAVAAKYEAEGKTLQLRHLSHECHRLLHRAGQLVVAADDDPEYGVAVDYNVRTGVHAGGH, encoded by the coding sequence GTGACTAGACCCGACCTTGCGGCGTTCGCGCGGCGCATCGACCTTTCGCCGCCGGATCTGCCGCTCGACGGCCCGCGGCTTCGCATCGAGATTCTCGCTGGCCTCACCGTCGCCCTCGCGCTCGTGCCGGAAGCGGTGGCCTTCGCATTCGTCGCCGGCGTTCATCCGTTGGTTGGTCTTTACGCCGCTTTCCTGGTCGGGCTGATCACCGCCGTATTCGGAGGGCGGCCGGGCATGATCTCCGGGGCGACCGGCGCACTCGCGGTGGTGATGGTCTCGCTCGTCGCAACGCATGGCGTCGAATACCTTTTCGCCACGGTCGTGCTGATGGGGGTGCTGCAGATCGCCGCCGGGGTCTTCCGACTCGGCAAGTTTATCCGGCTGGTGCCGCACCCGGTGATGCTCGGCTTCGTCAACGGCCTCGCCATCGTCATCTTGCTGGCGCAAGTCGGGCAGTTCAAGATCGCCGGCCCGGACGGCGCGATGACCTGGATGACCGGCGCCACGCTCACGATGACGCTTGGCCTCGTCGCGCTCACGATGGCGGTGATCTGGATTCTGCCCCGTTTCACGACGATTGTCCCGGCGCCGCTCGCCGGCATCCTTGTCGTCGCGGCGCTGGTGATCGGCCTCGATCTCGATTCGCCCCGCGTCGGTGACCTCGCCTCGATCCAGGGCGGCTTCCCGGCGTTCCACATTCCAATGGCTCCGCTGAACCTGGAGACACTGGAGATCATACTTCCCTACGCCGTCATTCTCGCCGCCATTGGCCTGATCGAAAGCCTTCTGACACTTAACCTCGTTGGCGAGATGACCGGCGGGCGCGGCGGCGCCTCGAAAGAATGCGTCGCGCAGGGCGCGGCCAACGTCATCACCGGATTCTTCGGAGGCATGGGCGGCTGCGCGATGATCGGCCAGTCGATGATCAACGTGAAGTCAGGTGGACGGACCCGGCTCGCGGGGATTGCCGCTGCGCTTTTCCTCCTCGCCTTCATCCTTTTCGCCTCCGGTCTGATCGAGCAGATCCCGCTCGCCGCGCTGATCGGCGTGATGTTTATGGTCGTGATCGGCACTTTCGCCTGGCGGAGCCTGACGATCATGCGGCGGGTTCCGCGCGCCGACGCCTTCGTCACCATACTGGTTACAATCGTCACCGTCGTCTCCGACCTTGCGGTCGCGGTGATCGTCGGCGTCATCGTCTCGGCGCTGGTCTACGCATGGCAGAACGCCGTCCGCATTCACGCCGTCCGACACGACACGCCCGAGGGCGCACGGGTCTACGCCATCCAGGGGCCGCTGTTCTTCGGTTCGGCAGCTGGTTTCGCCGAGCTATTCAAGCCGGAGACCGACCCCGCAGTGGTGATTGTCGATTTCATGAACAGTCGCGTCGCCGATCAGAGCGCGCTGCAGGCGATCGAGGCGGTCGCGGCGAAATACGAGGCGGAGGGGAAGACGCTACAGCTCCGCCATCTCAGCCATGAATGCCATCGGCTGCTACATCGCGCCGGGCAGCTGGTGGTGGCGGCTGACGACGACCCCGAATACGGCGTCGCCGTCGATTACAACGTGAGAACCGGAGTTCACGCCGGCGGTCACTAG
- the denD gene encoding D-erythronate dehydrogenase, which produces MRVLITGGGGFLGVKLAKALAKKGEIRGREITHMTQADLFAPEPVKADFEVEGVALDIGDRASVDAAFAAKPDAVFHLAAVVSGQAEAEFDIGLRVNLHGTLNILEAARHAGNQPIVVFTSSVAVYGGEIPDVIDDFTILNPQTSYGAQKAATEMMLTDYSRKGFIDGRGLRLPTVTVRPGKPNAAASSFMSSIFREPLQGESANCPVSEDYPIWFSAPRTVVANLVHAAEPPAEAWGENRCLALPGLTNTVREMVEAMTNVAGSNAAGLITWNPDPFVQKICDGWRAHLKPEKALRLGFHQDKSFEDNIRWFIEDDIRR; this is translated from the coding sequence ATGCGTGTTCTGATCACCGGTGGCGGCGGATTTCTTGGCGTGAAGCTGGCGAAGGCGCTGGCGAAGAAAGGGGAGATTCGCGGCCGCGAAATCACCCACATGACACAGGCTGACCTTTTCGCGCCCGAGCCGGTCAAAGCGGATTTCGAAGTCGAAGGCGTCGCGCTCGACATCGGGGATCGGGCCTCGGTGGACGCGGCTTTCGCGGCCAAGCCGGACGCCGTCTTTCATCTCGCCGCGGTCGTTTCGGGTCAGGCCGAAGCGGAGTTCGATATTGGTTTGCGGGTCAACCTTCACGGCACGTTGAACATCCTGGAGGCGGCGCGTCACGCCGGCAACCAGCCGATCGTGGTGTTCACCTCTTCGGTCGCGGTCTACGGCGGCGAGATCCCCGACGTCATCGACGATTTCACCATTCTCAATCCGCAGACTTCCTATGGCGCCCAGAAGGCGGCGACGGAGATGATGCTGACGGACTACAGCCGCAAGGGCTTCATCGACGGGCGCGGCCTTCGTTTGCCCACGGTGACGGTGCGACCGGGCAAACCGAATGCCGCCGCGTCCTCGTTCATGTCCTCGATCTTCCGCGAGCCGCTGCAGGGTGAAAGCGCGAACTGTCCGGTCTCTGAGGATTACCCGATCTGGTTCTCGGCCCCGCGCACCGTCGTCGCCAACCTCGTGCACGCAGCCGAACCGCCGGCCGAGGCGTGGGGCGAGAATCGCTGTCTTGCGCTTCCCGGTCTCACCAACACGGTGCGCGAGATGGTGGAGGCGATGACGAACGTCGCCGGCTCCAACGCCGCCGGGCTGATCACCTGGAACCCGGACCCGTTCGTCCAGAAGATCTGCGATGGATGGCGCGCGCACCTGAAGCCCGAAAAGGCGCTCCGTCTGGGCTTCCACCAGGACAAGAGCTTCGAGGACAACATCCGTTGGTTCATAGAGGACGACATCAGACGGTGA
- a CDS encoding DMT family transporter encodes MIRAREDRPSFAIAIILSAYLCFTGIDTAAKWLVESGLPVVEVVFIRYLGHLLMVVALFAPTEGRALFRMRAPGLVLIRGVMLLCATFANFTALQYLPLTVTNSIFFISPLVITALAALFLGEMVGPRRWAAIVIGLFGVLVVTRPWGAAFHPAMFVALVPPTASAIYTLATRRLAGTESPDTMQFYAAVIPVLALIPFAFDDWRWPSEGWGWFAFMMIGFFGWLGHQLFTLAHRYAGASVLAPLNYTQIVVMSLSSWLVFHQPPDRMTILGAAIIVASGIYVWLRERRIVRP; translated from the coding sequence ATGATACGCGCGCGCGAAGACCGGCCGAGTTTCGCCATCGCGATCATCCTCTCGGCGTATCTCTGCTTCACCGGCATCGATACAGCGGCGAAATGGTTGGTCGAATCGGGGTTGCCGGTCGTCGAGGTGGTGTTCATCCGCTATCTTGGCCATTTGCTCATGGTGGTCGCGCTCTTCGCCCCGACAGAGGGGCGCGCGCTTTTCCGCATGCGGGCCCCGGGTCTGGTGTTGATCCGGGGCGTGATGCTGCTCTGCGCGACCTTCGCCAATTTTACCGCCCTGCAGTATCTGCCGCTAACGGTCACCAACTCTATCTTCTTCATCTCGCCGCTGGTGATCACCGCGCTCGCCGCGCTTTTCCTTGGCGAAATGGTTGGACCGCGCCGCTGGGCCGCGATCGTGATCGGTCTTTTCGGGGTTCTGGTGGTCACCCGGCCCTGGGGCGCGGCCTTCCACCCGGCGATGTTCGTCGCCCTGGTGCCGCCGACCGCCAGCGCGATCTACACGCTGGCGACTCGACGCCTCGCCGGGACGGAGAGCCCGGATACGATGCAGTTCTACGCAGCCGTCATCCCGGTGCTGGCGCTCATTCCCTTCGCCTTCGACGACTGGCGCTGGCCATCTGAAGGGTGGGGTTGGTTCGCCTTCATGATGATCGGGTTTTTCGGCTGGCTCGGGCATCAGCTCTTCACCCTGGCGCACCGCTATGCGGGAGCCTCGGTGCTGGCGCCGCTCAATTACACGCAGATTGTCGTGATGTCGCTTTCGAGCTGGCTTGTCTTTCATCAGCCGCCGGACCGGATGACGATCCTTGGCGCGGCGATCATCGTCGCGAGCGGGATCTACGTTTGGCTGCGTGAGCGCCGCATCGTCCGCCCCTGA
- a CDS encoding aspartate carbamoyltransferase catalytic subunit, which translates to MFAHRHLLGIEALGRADIETILDLAEDYVALSRQRDKKRAVLKGLTQINIFFENSTRTQASFELAGKRLGADVMNMSLASSSIKKGETLIDTAVTLNAMHPDLLVVRHQHSGAVALLAKKVNCSVINAGDGRHEHPTQALLDALTIRRHKGRLHRLTVAICGDINHSRVARSNITLLNRMENRVRVIAPPTLLPTGVGRMGVEVFHDMRKGLEGVDVVMMLRLQQERMQGAFIPSNREYFHRFGLDEEKLSHARPDAIVMHPGPMNRGVEIDPNVADDPKRSVIQEQVEMGVAVRMAVMDLLARNIPNMAA; encoded by the coding sequence TTGTTCGCACATCGCCACCTTCTCGGCATCGAGGCGCTCGGCCGGGCAGATATCGAGACCATTCTCGACCTCGCCGAGGACTACGTCGCCCTTTCCCGTCAGCGCGACAAGAAGCGGGCGGTGCTGAAAGGGCTGACGCAGATCAACATTTTCTTCGAGAATTCGACCCGAACCCAGGCGAGTTTCGAGTTGGCCGGCAAACGCCTCGGCGCGGACGTGATGAACATGTCGCTCGCCTCCTCGTCGATCAAGAAGGGCGAAACGCTGATCGATACGGCGGTGACGCTAAACGCGATGCATCCCGATCTTCTAGTCGTGCGCCATCAGCATTCCGGCGCGGTGGCGCTGCTGGCGAAAAAGGTGAACTGCTCGGTGATCAACGCCGGCGACGGACGGCACGAGCACCCCACGCAGGCCCTCCTCGACGCCCTGACGATCCGCCGCCACAAGGGGCGGCTGCATCGGCTGACGGTCGCGATCTGCGGCGACATCAATCACAGCCGCGTAGCGCGCTCCAACATCACGCTTCTGAACCGGATGGAGAACCGCGTCCGGGTGATCGCGCCGCCGACGCTGCTGCCGACAGGGGTGGGGCGTATGGGCGTCGAGGTTTTTCACGACATGCGAAAAGGGCTCGAAGGGGTCGACGTGGTGATGATGTTGCGCCTTCAGCAGGAGCGGATGCAGGGCGCCTTCATCCCCTCGAACCGCGAATATTTCCATCGGTTCGGACTCGATGAGGAAAAGCTGAGCCATGCGCGGCCAGACGCCATCGTGATGCATCCCGGCCCGATGAACCGCGGCGTGGAGATTGACCCGAACGTCGCCGACGACCCGAAACGCTCGGTGATCCAGGAGCAGGTCGAGATGGGCGTCGCCGTCAGGATGGCGGTGATGGACCTTCTGGCGCGCAATATTCCGAACATGGCGGCCTGA
- the pyrC gene encoding dihydroorotase codes for MALILANARLIDPESGYDGPGALRIEDGLIADVAKGATPAAPEGAEVMDCGGMPLAPGIVDMRVFVGEPGARHKESYRTAGAAAAAGGVTTIAVQPDTDPPVDDPAVLEFAMRRAERASLVHVAPMAALTRGMKGREMAEYGFLLDAGALAFTDANQPVADPTVFRNCLDYAHAMGALIVHHPQDPAMTAEGSVTESLYASMLGLPGAHPFAERIMLERDMALVEITGARYHADLVTTRGALEALRRAKDKGLPVSAATSHHHFTLNEHDLADYPTFFKLDPPLREEEDRAAVAEAVAEGLIDVLCSSHRPQDEESKRQPFEIAAAGAVGLETLLPGALKLWHDGAIGLPALFERLSLAPARLLGLPAGRLAAGAPADLVLFDPDAPYVLDRFALRSKSKNTPFDRRLMTGRALRTFVGGREVFTHGVV; via the coding sequence ATGGCGCTGATTCTCGCCAACGCCCGGTTGATCGACCCCGAAAGCGGCTATGACGGGCCGGGCGCGCTCCGTATCGAGGATGGGTTGATAGCGGATGTCGCGAAGGGCGCGACGCCGGCGGCGCCGGAGGGCGCGGAGGTGATGGATTGCGGGGGCATGCCGCTCGCCCCGGGGATTGTGGACATGCGCGTCTTCGTCGGCGAGCCGGGCGCGCGCCACAAGGAAAGCTACCGCACCGCCGGCGCGGCGGCGGCGGCGGGCGGCGTCACCACCATCGCCGTCCAGCCGGATACCGACCCGCCGGTCGACGACCCCGCCGTCCTCGAATTCGCCATGCGCCGGGCGGAGCGGGCGAGCCTCGTGCATGTTGCGCCGATGGCGGCCCTGACGCGGGGCATGAAGGGGCGGGAGATGGCGGAATACGGCTTCCTGCTTGACGCAGGCGCGCTCGCCTTCACCGACGCCAACCAACCGGTGGCGGACCCGACGGTGTTCCGTAACTGTCTAGACTACGCCCACGCCATGGGCGCGCTCATCGTCCACCATCCGCAGGATCCGGCGATGACCGCGGAAGGGTCGGTCACCGAGAGTCTCTACGCCTCGATGCTCGGTCTTCCCGGCGCGCACCCCTTCGCCGAACGGATCATGCTGGAGCGCGACATGGCGCTGGTCGAGATCACCGGCGCGCGCTACCACGCCGATCTTGTCACAACCCGCGGGGCGCTGGAGGCGCTCCGCCGGGCGAAGGACAAGGGCCTTCCGGTTAGCGCCGCGACCAGTCACCATCATTTCACCCTGAACGAGCATGATCTCGCGGATTATCCGACCTTCTTCAAGCTCGACCCGCCCCTGCGCGAGGAGGAGGACCGCGCCGCCGTCGCCGAGGCTGTGGCGGAGGGGCTGATCGACGTCCTCTGCTCATCGCACCGCCCGCAGGACGAGGAATCGAAGCGTCAGCCATTCGAGATCGCCGCCGCCGGCGCGGTTGGGCTCGAAACGCTGCTGCCGGGCGCGCTGAAGCTGTGGCATGACGGGGCGATCGGCCTGCCGGCGCTTTTCGAGCGGCTTTCGCTGGCGCCGGCGCGATTGCTGGGTCTTCCCGCCGGACGGCTGGCCGCCGGGGCGCCGGCGGATCTCGTGCTTTTCGACCCGGACGCGCCCTATGTGCTCGACCGATTCGCGCTGCGCTCGAAATCGAAGAATACGCCTTTCGACAGGAGGTTGATGACCGGTCGCGCGCTTCGCACCTTTGTCGGGGGCAGGGAGGTGTTCACCCATGGCGTGGTATGA
- the plsY gene encoding glycerol-3-phosphate 1-O-acyltransferase PlsY → MGWERAWPWLLGAFAIGYIAGSIPFGVIVARLFGLGDLRAIGSGNIGATNVLRTGDRRAAAATLALDMAKGWAPVALVFFLWGDLPAQLAALGAVLGHLFPIWLGFRGGKGVATFLGVTLGLSPLAGLLCCLTWLGVAALFRFSSLAALLMTLSAPIWLWHVGQRGAIWVVVILIVLIWAKHGGNIVRLIHGEEPKIGRR, encoded by the coding sequence ATGGGGTGGGAGCGGGCCTGGCCATGGCTGCTGGGGGCGTTCGCGATCGGTTATATCGCCGGCTCGATCCCGTTCGGGGTGATCGTGGCGCGGCTTTTCGGCCTCGGTGATCTGCGCGCCATCGGTTCCGGCAATATCGGCGCGACGAATGTCCTGCGAACCGGCGACCGCCGGGCGGCGGCGGCGACGCTCGCGCTCGACATGGCGAAGGGCTGGGCGCCGGTGGCGCTGGTCTTCTTTCTCTGGGGCGACCTGCCGGCGCAACTCGCCGCGCTCGGCGCCGTCCTCGGGCATCTCTTCCCGATTTGGCTCGGCTTTCGCGGCGGCAAGGGGGTGGCGACGTTCCTCGGCGTCACGCTCGGGCTCTCGCCGCTCGCCGGTCTTCTCTGCTGTCTCACCTGGCTTGGCGTCGCCGCGCTTTTCCGCTTCTCCTCGCTTGCGGCGCTGTTGATGACGCTTTCGGCGCCGATCTGGCTCTGGCACGTCGGCCAGCGCGGGGCGATCTGGGTGGTGGTGATTCTGATCGTCCTCATCTGGGCTAAGCATGGCGGCAATATCGTCCGCCTGATCCACGGCGAGGAGCCGAAGATCGGCCGGCGTTAA
- the dprA gene encoding DNA-processing protein DprA produces MTFRRLIARYGTAARALDALPGIVTRTGANAYQLCSARQGEEEMERAVAAGARMLRLGTPEYPPRLADIPDPPPFLWALGDIQLAHRPAVAVIGARNASSLGLRMARLIAGDLGAAGMVVASGFARGIDAAAHGAALSNGTIAAMAGGVEVIYPEENAALAAKILEGGLFLSEAPMGMRPLARHFPRRNRIVSGLSAGVVLIEAAARSGSLITARMALEQGREVMAVPGAPLDPRAEGCNTLIRQGAALIRSADDVIEALEAPRALNLREVTEPYDLNPPEPANTEASPDLAERALALIGPAAIEVDALARDLAVSSAALSTALLELELEGLIEQRPGGLIALSAGG; encoded by the coding sequence ATGACGTTCCGGCGCCTGATCGCGCGCTACGGGACCGCGGCGAGGGCGCTCGACGCGCTTCCCGGGATCGTGACGCGGACCGGAGCCAACGCCTATCAACTCTGCTCCGCGCGACAGGGGGAGGAAGAGATGGAGCGCGCGGTGGCGGCCGGCGCGCGCATGCTCAGGCTCGGCACGCCGGAGTATCCGCCGCGTTTGGCCGATATCCCGGACCCGCCGCCATTTCTCTGGGCGCTTGGCGATATCCAACTCGCGCATCGGCCGGCCGTGGCGGTGATCGGTGCGCGCAACGCTTCCTCTCTCGGCTTGCGAATGGCTCGGCTTATCGCGGGCGATCTCGGCGCCGCGGGGATGGTCGTCGCATCGGGTTTCGCACGCGGGATAGACGCTGCGGCGCATGGGGCGGCGCTTTCGAATGGAACGATCGCCGCGATGGCCGGCGGGGTGGAGGTGATCTACCCCGAGGAAAACGCGGCGCTCGCCGCGAAGATCCTTGAGGGTGGATTGTTCCTTTCCGAGGCGCCGATGGGGATGCGACCGCTTGCGCGGCATTTCCCGCGGCGAAACCGTATCGTCTCCGGTCTTTCTGCCGGTGTGGTGTTGATCGAGGCGGCGGCGCGCTCCGGCTCTCTCATCACCGCGCGGATGGCGCTGGAGCAGGGGCGCGAGGTGATGGCGGTTCCGGGCGCTCCGCTCGACCCGCGCGCCGAAGGGTGCAACACGCTGATCCGACAGGGCGCCGCGCTGATCCGCTCTGCGGATGACGTGATCGAGGCGCTGGAGGCGCCGCGCGCGCTCAACCTCAGGGAGGTCACGGAGCCCTATGATCTCAATCCGCCGGAACCAGCGAACACCGAGGCGAGCCCGGATCTGGCGGAACGCGCGCTGGCGTTGATCGGCCCGGCGGCGATCGAGGTCGACGCGCTGGCGCGCGATCTCGCCGTCTCTTCGGCCGCGCTTTCCACCGCGTTGCTTGAACTGGAGCTGGAGGGGCTGATCGAGCAGCGCCCCGGCGGATTGATTGCGCTTTCCGCCGGAGGTTGA